In Kangiella koreensis DSM 16069, the DNA window ATGTCAGTACTGCGGATTAAAACCACCGCGAGCCAGGTGCTAACCAGGAAAATCAGGCCAAATAAAGCACGAATCCAAGGACCACGCAGCCAGACACGCCCCATCTTGGGGTACAGTAGAATTAACACAAAGGCGACAACCCAGGCCATAATCGAGACGATTAATAGTTTAAACGGGTGGGTTTCGGCCCAATTAACAGGGATAGCTGGATAAGCAAAGAATTCACTTTGACTCAGCCAATAATAGATACCACAAAGACTGGCAACCGCTAATAAGATAAATAGCGTGCTGATAACTTTATTAGTTTGTAGTAGCCGACTCCACTCCCAAGCAATAATGGCAAAGACTGGAATCAATATTAGAGAGAATACTTTCAGGCCCGGGTAAAACAACAGCACCATCGCCAACGGCAATAACACTAGCGCAGTTATGATTCTTAGTTTTAACATAGTTTACCCTGTTACCTGTTCACCTGTTTTGCCAAAACGGCGCTGTCTTTGAGCATAATCAGCCAAAGCTAATTTTAATTGCTCACCGTCAAAATCTGGCCATAGCACATCACTAAAATACAATTCTGAATAAGCAGCCTGCCACAATAGAAAATTGCTAATTCTTTTTTCGCCACCGGTTCTAATCAGCAAATCAGGCTCTGGTGCAGTTCCTGTCGCTAAATATTTAACGAGATTAGCTTCAGTCAGCTCTCGTCCGCTTGTTAGCAGTTGTTGGCTAGCCTGCATGATGTCCCAACGGCCACCATAGTTGGCCGCGATGTTTAAAGTCAGACCATCATTATCAGCCGTTAAAGCCTCTGCTTTATCAATGGCCTTCTGCAAGCCTTTATCAAATCCAGCCTTGTCACCAATAACTTTCAACTTTACGTTATTCTTATTGAGTTTCTTAGACTCATTTTTGAGGCTTGTGGCAAATAAATCCATCAAAAAGCTGACTTCTTCAGCTGGACGATTCCAGTTTTCGCTACTGAACGCAAATAAGGTCAGGAATTTAACTCCTAGCTCGCCACAGGTCTCTGCCATCTCGCGCGCCCGTTCCATACCCGCTTTATGCCCAAACACACGCTTTTTCCCTCGTGCCTGCGCCCAGCGTCCGTTACCATCCATAATGATAGCAATATGCTGCGGCAACTTATCTGTTGTAACTGGTTCGTTATCCGACACCCACTTCCACCCTAAATTTCAAAGACTTAAATACAAGAACGCCGCGAAGCATAAGCCCACGGCGTTCATGAAATAGCATTATGGGGATTAAATCTCCATCAATTCTGTTTCTTTCTCCGCCAAAATTTCATCAATGCGCGCTATTTTGGTATCAGTCAACTTCTGGATTAAATCCTCAGCACGACGCAAATCATCTTCAGAGATTTCTTTTTCTTTCTCTAGTTCTTTCAATGAGTTATTAGCATCGCGACGAATATTACGCACCGCAACTTTTGCATTTTCGGCTTCCATTTTAACCACTTTAATGAACTCTTTGCGACGCTCTTCGCTCAGTGGCGGTAATGCAATCCGAATCACCTGACCAGCAACGTTAGGCGTTAAGCCTAAATCCGACTTAAGAATCGCTTTCTCGGTAGCTTCAATCGCACCTTTATCGAAAATTTGCAACACTAAAGTACGGCCTTCTTGCACGCCAATACTGGCAACCTGACTGATTGGTGTGTCTACACCATAATAAGGCACCATAATGTGCTCAAGCAAACTAGGATGAGCACGACCAGTACGAACCTTTGCCAAGTCACCTTTATAGGACTCAATACTTTTATCCATACGCTGGTCAGCGTCTTTTTGAATGTCGTTAATCACAGAATACTCTCCTATTTTGCTTGTTTTTTATTAGCTAGGGCTATTATGCCCAATTTCGGGCTGGGATCAACGGCCGGTTTGTCTCCGGACGCATAGGTTATATCAAGGATGAATTAATGTGCCTTCGGCATGACCTAGAACCGCTTTTTCAAGGTTCCCTGGTTTTGTCATATCAAAAACACGAATATTTTTGTTGTGGTCACGAGCCAGACAAAACGCTGTTAAGTCCATAACCGCAAGCTCTTTATCAAGCGCTTCTTTATAGCTTAGTTGCTCATAACGCACCGCATTCTTGTCTTTGGCCGGATCCGCCGAGTAAACGCCGTCAACTTTAGTCGCTTTCAAAATCAGGTCCGCATCAATTTCAATGCCTCGCAAACAAGCAGCGGTATCCGTTGTAAAGAAAGGACTGCCGGTACCGGCACAGAAAATTACGACACGACCTTTTTCAAGGGAGTTGATGGCACCACGACGAGAAAAGCCTTGGCAAACACCATCGATAGGCATTGCCGACAAGACTTTCGCTGGCTGACCAACACGCTCGAAAGCATCTTGTAGAGCCAGCGAATTCATTACTGTTGCCAGCATGCCCATGTGATCACCAGTCACACGGTTCATGCCGGCTTCGGATAGCTTCTGGCCACGGTAAATATTACCGCCACCAAGAACCACTCCAATTTCGATTCCCTGCTCACTCAACCCTTTAATTTCTTTTGCCATACGCTCCAGAATCGAAGGGTCGATTCCAAACGCCTCCTGCCCCATTAGTGCTTCACCACTTAATTTCAACAAGATTCGTTTGTAAGCCGGGTTTGTCATGCGCGGTTCCTCTTTAACTATCGCGACTATCGAGAACTGTTACCTAAGCTAATTCTAGCTTATTTTTTACCCATTTGAGCAGCAACTTCAGAAGCGAAATCTTCTGATTTCTTCTCGATACCTTCACCCACTTCGAAACGAGTGAATGAAACAACTTCAGCACCTTTAGATTTAACTAAAGCTCCAACAGTTGTTGATGGATCTTTAACAAAGTTTTGACCTTCAAGAGTGATTTCACCAACAAATTTCTTGATACGGCCAACCATCATTTTCTCAACGATCTCTTCAGGCTTGCCTTCCATATCAGGTTGAGCTTTGATGATTTCTTTCTCTTTTTCAATAACTTCTGGAGCAACGTCATCAGCTTTATTGAACTGTGGGTTGCTTGCTGCAACGTGCATAGCCACGTCTTTAGCTAACTCTTCGTCACCACCTTTCATAGAAACTAAAACACCGATACGGCCGCCGTGGATGTATGCACCCAAGTTGTCGCCTTCGATTTTAGTGACACGACGAACTGTCATGTTTTCACCAATTTTAGCAACCAAGTTCGCACGAGTGACTTCTACTGTTTCGCCTGAAGCCATTTCAGTGTTGTTCAAAGTCTCAACATCGCCGATACCTTTTTCCAACGCTAGATCAGCAACTGCGTTGGCAAAACCCAGGAAATTCTCGTCACGAGCAACGAAGTCAGTTTCAGAGTTGATTTCAACCAAAACACCAACGCCACCGTTAGATTTTGCCAAGATAACACCTTCAGCAGCGATACGGCCCGCTTTTTTAGCCGCTTTCGCCTGACCTGATTTACGCATGTTATCAATTGCTAACTCGATATCGCCGTCAGCTTCAACTAGAGCTTTCTTACACTCCATCATGCCAGCGGCGGTGCGCTCACGTAATTCTTTAACTAATGCTGCAGTAATAGCCATGATTTCTCTCCGCATATCTTTCGTTGCCAGGATTCCGCAACGAATATCAGTAAATAGTTCAAAAAAGGGGGCATTGCCCCCTTAGAATAGCTTATGTAGCCTGCTGATTAAGCTTCGTCAGCTTCTACAAACTCGTCGCTTTGATCGGCAGTAGTAGCGCTGCTCTGCTTACCGTCAAGGACCGCATCAGCAACCGCTGCGCAGTATAAACGAATTGCACGAATCGCATCATCGTTACCTGGAATGATGTAATCCACGCCTTTAGGATTAGAGTTGGTATCAACAACCGCAACAACTGGGATACCCATTTTGTTAGCTTCTGCGATAGCAATGTTTTCATGGTCAGCGTCGATCACGAACAATACATCAGGCAAACCGCCCATGTTCTTGATACCACCGATAGAAGCTTCCAATTTTTCCATCTCACGACGGCGCATCAAAGCTTCTTTCTTAGTCAAACGCTCAAAAGTGCCAT includes these proteins:
- a CDS encoding phosphatidate cytidylyltransferase; its protein translation is MLKLRIITALVLLPLAMVLLFYPGLKVFSLILIPVFAIIAWEWSRLLQTNKVISTLFILLAVASLCGIYYWLSQSEFFAYPAIPVNWAETHPFKLLIVSIMAWVVAFVLILLYPKMGRVWLRGPWIRALFGLIFLVSTWLAVVLIRSTDIGQNHYYGGWLLLLMFVIIWGADVGAYAFGKAMGKRKLAPVVSPNKTWEGAIGGLITATVLSTIAAFYIGLSFSLTWFVLLAMVLVVVSVIGDLFESMLKRQAGIKDSSQILPGHGGLLDRLDSTLSVAPFFIVALLLFEHGLSISL
- a CDS encoding isoprenyl transferase, producing the protein MSDNEPVTTDKLPQHIAIIMDGNGRWAQARGKKRVFGHKAGMERAREMAETCGELGVKFLTLFAFSSENWNRPAEEVSFLMDLFATSLKNESKKLNKNNVKLKVIGDKAGFDKGLQKAIDKAEALTADNDGLTLNIAANYGGRWDIMQASQQLLTSGRELTEANLVKYLATGTAPEPDLLIRTGGEKRISNFLLWQAAYSELYFSDVLWPDFDGEQLKLALADYAQRQRRFGKTGEQVTG
- the frr gene encoding ribosome recycling factor, translating into MINDIQKDADQRMDKSIESYKGDLAKVRTGRAHPSLLEHIMVPYYGVDTPISQVASIGVQEGRTLVLQIFDKGAIEATEKAILKSDLGLTPNVAGQVIRIALPPLSEERRKEFIKVVKMEAENAKVAVRNIRRDANNSLKELEKEKEISEDDLRRAEDLIQKLTDTKIARIDEILAEKETELMEI
- the pyrH gene encoding UMP kinase; translated protein: MTNPAYKRILLKLSGEALMGQEAFGIDPSILERMAKEIKGLSEQGIEIGVVLGGGNIYRGQKLSEAGMNRVTGDHMGMLATVMNSLALQDAFERVGQPAKVLSAMPIDGVCQGFSRRGAINSLEKGRVVIFCAGTGSPFFTTDTAACLRGIEIDADLILKATKVDGVYSADPAKDKNAVRYEQLSYKEALDKELAVMDLTAFCLARDHNKNIRVFDMTKPGNLEKAVLGHAEGTLIHP
- the tsf gene encoding translation elongation factor Ts, with protein sequence MAITAALVKELRERTAAGMMECKKALVEADGDIELAIDNMRKSGQAKAAKKAGRIAAEGVILAKSNGGVGVLVEINSETDFVARDENFLGFANAVADLALEKGIGDVETLNNTEMASGETVEVTRANLVAKIGENMTVRRVTKIEGDNLGAYIHGGRIGVLVSMKGGDEELAKDVAMHVAASNPQFNKADDVAPEVIEKEKEIIKAQPDMEGKPEEIVEKMMVGRIKKFVGEITLEGQNFVKDPSTTVGALVKSKGAEVVSFTRFEVGEGIEKKSEDFASEVAAQMGKK
- the rpsB gene encoding 30S ribosomal protein S2, which translates into the protein MSKVSMRDMLQAGVHFGHKTRFWNPQMRPYIFGARNKIHIINLEETVPMFNDALNYLGKVASNKGKILFVGTKRAASEIVKEEATRSGQFFVDKRWLGGMLTNYKTIRGSINRLKDLEKQSEDGTFERLTKKEALMRRREMEKLEASIGGIKNMGGLPDVLFVIDADHENIAIAEANKMGIPVVAVVDTNSNPKGVDYIIPGNDDAIRAIRLYCAAVADAVLDGKQSSATTADQSDEFVEADEA